TCACCAGAAGTGCTAAACCTCAATAGCTCTTCCGTTGGATTAGGATATAATGAGAAGTTTATCTGCTCCTGTGTGCTAAGGGCACTTACAAAAGCCCCTTGACTTAAATCTTTTAGAATTAAATTATTTGGGTCAAAATCAATGGAACTCAGCTCTCCTTCTAACTTATCAAGCGATAAAATCATCAAATTGGTATCCACAAAAAACTTCTCTATCCGGTTACTGCCATCTTTAAAGTTTAACTTCAACTCAATAGGCATGGCAAAGGTTTCTGTGTCCTCTGTTCCTGTATGGCTAATACTTATCATGGCTGTATTATTTTCAGCTTGCTCCCAACCAAACACATACCTCGGGTAACCAGTACCAAAAAGCCATTCATCAAAAAAGTATGTCAAATCTTCGCTAGAGACTCTTTCTGCCACAGCTTTAAAATCTTCAATGCTTGCGTTTCCATAGGAAAACTCTGTATTCTGAAATTCTTTAAGTGTCTTAAAGAATACATCATCACCTAATACACCTCTTAACATGTGCACCACCACAGAGCCCTTTTGATATGTTTTCGAGAAATTAAAAATCTCGTTTACCGAATTAGTGTTCTCTATGGCCACTGTTCCTTTTACAAATTTTGACCCATTCATGGCCAAACTTACCTCGCTATTATAAGCAGCCTTTCCCTCAGACTTCTCAACAAAATAGTATGAACCAAACTCTGCAAAGGCTTCATTAATCCAGATATCTCTCCAGGTTTTACAGGTAACTTTGTCTCCAAACCACTGATGTGCAAGTTCATGAGCTATCAAACTTGAAGTAAACGTACCCATTGAGCTAATCGTTTGATGTTCCATACCCCCACCAAAACCAAACATGGCATGGCCATACTTTTCTTTGATAAATGGGTATTCGCCAAAGGCGTCAGAAAACACGCTTAGCATTTCTAAGGTTTCATCCAAAAATGGGGCTAACCTGGAGTCATTGGCTATTTCCGGATACACATAATCTAAAACAGGCATTTTAGCAGTTTCACCATAAGTAAAACTCCTTTCTAAAAGCACATAATTAGATGCTGCAATGGAAATCAAATAGTGAGCAATAGGATATCTGTGTTTCCATTTAGCCGTATTAGTGCCATCATTATTTTCAATTAAGTCTACCAAAGTTCCTTGCGAAACGGAGGTATAGAAACTAGGTAATGTAAGCCATACGTCACAAGAATCGGCTTTATCAGCTGGATTATCAACACAGGGCCACCATAATGGGGCATCATAAGGTTCGCTTAAAGTCCAAACCACAGGTTCATTATTACCGTGTGTGGTATAAGCCAACCCATAATTATCTCTAAGATTTGTATCCGGCGTGGTTCCTTGATAATAAACCTTTAAGGATACTGGAGCAGCATTTAAGGCTATGAAAGTGGGGAAGCTAATTTTTATTTGAGAAGATTCTTTAATGAAATCTAAACCTTCCCCTTCATAAATGACGGAATCTACCGTATAGGCGTCATCCAAATCTAAGCTTACTTCAGACAGATTTTCAACAAGTGGCAGAAAATCTATCTGAACAGAACCCTTTAAGTACATTGTACTTGGTTCTAAATTAATATCTAAGAAATAGTATTTAACGTCAATATTCCCATCACCAGGATAGGCCACTTTGAGCCTTGAAAGCTTTTCATCAGAAATTCTGATTTTAGAATCAAAACAACTTACACTTTCATCAAAGTAGTTTTGAGCATAAGACAAATGGGTAATTATTAATAAAAACAGAAAACATAACCTTTTCATTTATTACCCATTTTGTTAAACCCGCTCTACACGCTCATTATATCTTTCTCTTTCGCCGCCAACATCTCGTCCACTTTAACCATGTACTTATCTGTCAGTTTTTGAACTCTATCCTCTCCTATTTTAACGGCATCTTCAGATACGCCATCATTTTTCAGTTTCTTTAACTCGTCGTTTGACTCCTGCCTAACCTTTCTTACGTTAATTCTGGCAGTTTCCATTTCCACTTTGACTTTCTTAACTAAATCAAATCTTCTTTCTTCCGTCATTGGAGGCAGATTCAACCTTACAAACTCGCCGTCGTTAGTAGGTGCTAAACCTAAGTTAGCATTTATGAGAGCTCTTTCGATATCAGCTAATAAGCTTTTCTCAAAAGGTCTTATGGATATTGTTCTAGCATCTGGAGTAGTCACAGAAGACGCCTGACTAATTGGAGTAGGTACGCCATAATATTCTATGGAGATGCCATCAATCATATTAGCATTGGCTTTCCCTGCTCTAATTTTCTTTAATTCTGACGAAGTATAACGCAAAGATTTTTGCATACTATCTTCCGCCATTTCCAATATCATATCAATTTCTTCCATTGCTTTTAAGTCGTTTGGGCTATTTACAAATTATTCTTTTTGAACGGTTTGCCCACCATCCAATTTAATCTTTTACTAATGTTCCAATAGGTTCGCCATTTACCACCCTCAAAAGGTTGCCC
This sequence is a window from Arcticibacterium luteifluviistationis. Protein-coding genes within it:
- a CDS encoding M1 family aminopeptidase, with protein sequence MKRLCFLFLLIITHLSYAQNYFDESVSCFDSKIRISDEKLSRLKVAYPGDGNIDVKYYFLDINLEPSTMYLKGSVQIDFLPLVENLSEVSLDLDDAYTVDSVIYEGEGLDFIKESSQIKISFPTFIALNAAPVSLKVYYQGTTPDTNLRDNYGLAYTTHGNNEPVVWTLSEPYDAPLWWPCVDNPADKADSCDVWLTLPSFYTSVSQGTLVDLIENNDGTNTAKWKHRYPIAHYLISIAASNYVLLERSFTYGETAKMPVLDYVYPEIANDSRLAPFLDETLEMLSVFSDAFGEYPFIKEKYGHAMFGFGGGMEHQTISSMGTFTSSLIAHELAHQWFGDKVTCKTWRDIWINEAFAEFGSYYFVEKSEGKAAYNSEVSLAMNGSKFVKGTVAIENTNSVNEIFNFSKTYQKGSVVVHMLRGVLGDDVFFKTLKEFQNTEFSYGNASIEDFKAVAERVSSEDLTYFFDEWLFGTGYPRYVFGWEQAENNTAMISISHTGTEDTETFAMPIELKLNFKDGSNRIEKFFVDTNLMILSLDKLEGELSSIDFDPNNLILKDLSQGAFVSALSTQEQINFSLYPNPTEELLRFSTSGESGYSFEIHNTNGKRMGAGQTDVPLNVKYLPSGRYFIRFKNDKNNVFVKSFIKN
- the frr gene encoding ribosome recycling factor; this encodes MEEIDMILEMAEDSMQKSLRYTSSELKKIRAGKANANMIDGISIEYYGVPTPISQASSVTTPDARTISIRPFEKSLLADIERALINANLGLAPTNDGEFVRLNLPPMTEERRFDLVKKVKVEMETARINVRKVRQESNDELKKLKNDGVSEDAVKIGEDRVQKLTDKYMVKVDEMLAAKEKDIMSV